Within Primulina huaijiensis isolate GDHJ02 unplaced genomic scaffold, ASM1229523v2 scaffold42399, whole genome shotgun sequence, the genomic segment TTTAGAAATAGTTCAttgttgaattgtgaattttttttgatgcctatttaatttttttttgcatgtcctcgttattttattttatttttttgtgacgTTGGTTATAACTTATgagttaaaaaattatttttttgcaaaggtttatatttaaaattactttaataaaatacggttaaaaaatttattataatataccatttttataaaaaaaaaaaaaaatttaatttttaaatctctttacTTATAAGCGCTGGCtaaaatttatgtgtttaaataaaaaaaaattcaaccaacattttttggcagtttatatttataaattatttgaataaaacaaggTAAATGATCGTTGTGATTAGACCCATCAATTTGAGTTGGGTTCGTCGATTGGCCAACACCACCAAACAATTTAAatgagttgggttgaaattttgtcaaccCATTTAAAAGTGGACCTAAATGAGCTCacacgagtttatattaaatatctatatatctaatattgtCGATTTTCAATTACGAATTCTTCTGTAAAAGGGAGAATatcatcttgattttaaaattaagatgtTAGTATCTTGTCCATAAATTGTGGGTTGTTCAGATATTTTGGTAGTCACTGAAAATTaagtgtcaaagttgacatttgaaatgtgtttttggattcctgacaatatgttcgtcaacatattatttttaagttatttttatcagtattgtgaataataaacattttattgaaataaataagtattatcatatctttaaattaatatctactttcatgtttgacatgtTCCGAGTCTTAGCAAAATGCGGAACAGTAGATTCAAGCAAACAAATATACAAAGTATGGGGAGAAACCAAAATTATGTGGTaacaagaattaaaatataaacaaataaatttttaatgaatttatcgatgttaagatgcataacaaatcttatatcataatatataaaattttaaccttataaatgaaacaaatcatacatatatgaaatatacaaaattttattgcatatacaatcaagtaatttattttaattgtattttattctacaaaaattattgtcaaactcagtgattgtggatttaatatctattaaatcagcaaactaaagagcgtgtcaattaaactaattgagtaatcacatattcttgaatttcttaattaattttttatcttgataatttgtttcatttaatattttaaattataagacaccgttactataactaaagacatattttttttaaatgttcataaggactcaatcactaactcatgtggaaaaacatttatcgacatactatattgaaaacattttaattaattcggcgcatttgctgaaaattttctaattaattaagaaaaattcatatcgtaattttttttatttatatgttaatctttaaatctgaattatgatatctattgtttttctaaaagttcttaaataatgatttaatacatttattcgacacttcaatattaacattttaaaacatattaattttatattgtttgcgtgcaacacttctaatcatgagtatataaattcaataaaaattctaaaaatgaattaggtagaacataaaaaattacacaattaatcaaaagacaggaaataaaaactaaataattatcTATTACCTATAAACTACTAATAACGACTTTTaaagattgaagtcggtgaaagtgtaggccactatgtactaaaaaaataaaaagttaatgcttaaatgagtcacactgcaaagttagttaaataaaaacgaaggacaaagtgggttaataaaattattataatgggactaagttgaatgagactcatatatataagtatcttacttggtctcaccttatgttttgtcattgtacaaagcgaaagtttatgcactgtagtgttctacattttcttaatttttctcttgatttcaaatttaatttcatcactaaagatatattagaattttttctaaacatttaatcttaaatgtgatcaattaaccaaataattattatactttgtatacaataataaatagattaatatatttgaagatacaaaaagtaatatattgagaagaataaaaaaagaatgttagaattaatactataattatctaatgtcaatattaaatttaacatcctacattcgaaaatgtgtttattgagataaagactatgatgataaactaaaaataataatttatttatcattgtaacgtaataataatgtgatcgttattcggaatcagaaaatgatgtactttgacatataagtatctcacttNTgttttgataaaacagtaaactcttgagcctacaattggtatcagagccaaaatcacgactttgattttcattgattgcaattgatgaaattattaggagataaattatttggtacaataattgtccacgaTGGGTAggcgcttgagctgttgtatgatttaaagatttgacttgcatagtaACCATCagttatagtttttggtaaagcgacagacgctcgatcctatattattcgattgtaaagctagaagaaacagGTTGCATCAAcatttagttttgaattgattccttacatgttactcgatttttaaatttagaagcattctacagttttcaaatattattatatattgaattataatttatccctttcaaattggataaatacaaaataaaactcatgtaaatgttattaacaaaaacatttaaatgaaatattggatttgtcgataatcaaaataagaaataaacaaattttgttctttgagtgagaaataagatatttaaataaagttataattgccacaatgaaatagtgcacctacatgcatttatcactgtattttgcaactaaaatgtcaaaaaaaagtctccacatattatttttatatcatatttaaaataattatgaatcctaaattttattattttgagttggcttTTGTTAGGAAAAATCAATgtgaataaatttaatttaaaaattcttatatctatgtatatcacatattaatatatcaacctaagtccaggtaataaaaaactataaaatgaacttattcatcttcaatgtacacaaattatatattaaagatatatgacatttaagacaatgaagtagaatatatgttcacatatgacaaaatatatacacaagagatacaaaaaataaaaatatttttctagatataaatatttttttataactttttacagtgagttggagaagataaaagagaaaaaatattaaatcttttgggttacacaaaaaaatagaaatagaagaagtgtttgtcataccatgaattcagttttcaaattaaatgtatactataaagttatatttaccgttcaaattttataaatgcaatgaatttttctcaagataagggtacacaaatgttctcgttaaatatttaaacaattaaaaaatttaaatatattatttttctggaggtaatatcaatatgacattagtaatttgattgtgctaattatacttatgcgttgatatgaaatattaaaataagtgtcataagaatcagtaaaaatatgatttattgtcaaaaatattattattataaattgcaaataaatgacaacatttaatcaatattttttaaaatcaatacaTCAGtattttttatgtgatgatagattgttataataattaggggtgagcattcggtcggttttgttaccgaccgaaccgaattagtcataatcagatcgaaccgaaatatttagcaataaccgaaccgaccgaattaattttcataatcgatgaaaatcgaaccaaatTAAAATCGATTAATTCGGTTACCGACCGGATTAAccgattattttttaaaaaaatttgtgatttaactttaattatatatgtaatttttttaacactACAGTTTaaacaaatacataaaaaataaaatcacatacatcacaaattttctttagaattatggctgattttaaaattaaaaattaaaaattaaaaaatatattaaaattgataaataataaaaatttattaaataatagtatttattttatcggttaattcgattagccgatttcaaaattttaaaaaccgtaaccgaacagaattaaccgatattaccaaatttttttaatttgaaaaccgaatttttcgaattgactcggttcggtcggttaattcggtttaaccgaaattttgctcacccctaataataatgtgtagtttatatgttatcaagtataagtgtctaataaattaaagatgaCTAGGAAAGTAANAATTATTTCAACATATGTTTTCTACGTGCAACGCACGTACATTatttctagtatatatatatatatatatatcacctATTTAAATAGATGGAATATGACATAATTGGAAGATCTTTTTCATGATTACTTATATAGGTGTCAATTATTCTGGTTTCCGCCACTAAATTAATATTGTGATAATTACTCTATTAAAGAACTTGGAGCCACTTTTCCGGTCCACACACCAAGATAGTGAAAGTATGAGTATCTAATCTCGAATTCAAACTCCATAATCATCAAGGTGTCATTtattataacatataaataaTGGAAATATAAAGATTGTTCAGACTACGGAAAATTTCTTTTGGGTCTCGTGGGAACAAAAGCTGTGCGCCTAGAAACAGTTGTCCAGCATTAGCCTAAATCGTCCTATAACAGGTAACAGGTAGACCCTTTTTTTGGCTACATCAATGTTTCAGTGTGGTTGAATGCAATTCAGACGATGGTTCCACTGCTCTAACTGAGATCAAGCCAAGCCATTTGTTGCCTTGTAAATGGCTTGAATATATTTCTCGTGACTATGTTTCGATCTGAGATTTTACAATCCCACCtctcttttttaatttttcgagtGTTTGCCTATTGACAGTGATATATATCTCTACGtaagttataaatttaatttaatggtCCAAAAAATTAGGAAGGAGCAGTGAAAACGAATCAACTTGGAAGATGATTCTGACCAACTGAAATAATCGATGGTTTAAAATCCTGTAATCTCAATCGGCGGTCATTTTCACTTAGTAGACATAGCAAGAAGGGAATTTGAATCTGAAACATctgaatatatatgatttggGACCCAAATTCTACACAATCTTTAGTTCTTGGAGCCATGTGGTATGCAATGGGCACGGATCCTGTTTTCCTTCTGCTGTTGCTTTCTCCGAGAGTGAATAAAACCAACCATTCCGCCATTTGAACTGACAAACGCGACATTTATGAATAGTTAAGAGGCGTGACAATTCGAGGAATTAGTTTCATGAAAAGAGAAATCCATGTTCTTTACCTCTTTGACTGCAGTGGGGAAGTGAGAAACCGAGCGTGAGTAAGCACATAATCTGTCTTCCATCGCTTCTTCAAAGACTATACCTTTCTCTGCAGCAGCAGCGGCTGCCAATTCAGCTATAAGAGCAGACACCTAAtgtcgaaaattttaaattagcctAGTTGTTTGTATTCAATCCAATATGCTTTCAGAGTTCAATAATGTAAGCTTTTAAATGAGACGATCATTCGATACAATGTTAGTATCAAATTATCCTCATTACATACATGAGATGATTTCTCGAATAGACTGAACGGAATTACCATCAAAGTTCCAAAGTTCGAATTATTCTTAGGTAAGGTGAAATTGGTACATCTACCTCAGAACGATATTCCTTCTCCACAGCACCAACTGTTGCACCAGGGTGACGGGCTCCAACAAGCATGAAAGCACATATCCAAATAAGCTTCTCAAGCATTTGCTTCTGAAATGCATCTTTCTCAAGGACCTATTTTTTCAACAGAAAATAATCTGTAAAGAAAATTAAagtatttaaaagataaaagatAGCAACAAAAAAATACACGGAAAAAGTCATGTTTGATCAGCGAGAGCAACAATTTCCACTATAAGGTGTGAGCATCTAGGTGGTGAAATAACCAAAAGATTTAGCTAAATCTGTTGCGTGCCTTACGATATTTGAATGGCACTAACGAGCTACAATTTTTTACTTAATGGAGTGGAGACAACttgtgattaaaaaaaattagtatcgCATCGTTTCAATCATGCTTTGATGGAACAACAACACACAAGGGCTTCTTGAGTTAATATGTGCGGTAATTGCTTCCACGGGTATGTGTGGTTTCTGACGCGGCATAAAGGCCAAAACAAAGGACTTGAGTTACCTTAGAATGAAATTTTTGAACTGAATCCTTCCTCACAACTACAATTGTGGCTCATTCCAAAAGACTATCTTACAGTCATTAGTCAGTGGCAAACTGTTTTCTTAAAGATAGCAACAATCCAACTCGCTATATAGTCACTGAGTTGAATTCGCGGGAGAAATAGAGCAAAACATCAGACTTTACCTTGCAAGTCAGGCCTCTAGCCCTCAGTCTTCCAGCAACCGCCGATGCCCACTTCCCATAAACAGCCGTTAACCCTTCAGGATTGGTGTCAGTTATCCCATCAACGGGAGGTTCGCCCAGCTTAGACACAGCAAAATAGGCCAAAACTTGATCGGCATTACCCAGTCCCTTACT encodes:
- the LOC140969593 gene encoding uncharacterized protein isoform X1; this translates as MAAVLSPCSSSLRPSRLNTTSKFAATASFSISATMAAEKVVVPAIIVGGGRVGRALQDLGSEEDVLVKRGESVPVDFKGPILVCTRNDDLEAVLDSTPKSRWSDLVFFQNGMLEPWFESKGLGNADQVLAYFAVSKLGEPPVDGITDTNPEGLTAVYGKWASAVAGRLRARGLTCKVLEKDAFQKQMLEKLIWICAFMLVGARHPGATVGAVEKEYRSEVSALIAELAAAAAAEKGIVFEEAMEDRLCAYSRSVSHFPTAVKEFKWRNGWFYSLSEKATAEGKQDPCPLHTTWLQELKIV
- the LOC140969593 gene encoding uncharacterized protein isoform X2 produces the protein MMIWKPFLILLRNRGGANGMLEPWFESKGLGNADQVLAYFAVSKLGEPPVDGITDTNPEGLTAVYGKWASAVAGRLRARGLTCKVLEKDAFQKQMLEKLIWICAFMLVGARHPGATVGAVEKEYRSEVSALIAELAAAAAAEKGIVFEEAMEDRLCAYSRSVSHFPTAVKEFKWRNGWFYSLSEKATAEGKQDPCPLHTTWLQELKIV